From the Daucus carota subsp. sativus chromosome 8, DH1 v3.0, whole genome shotgun sequence genome, one window contains:
- the LOC108199392 gene encoding ultraviolet-B receptor UVR8 has product MDATTSGTDTFQYRKIPDQSVNALVTSSPRSFQRQQRHCFGDATPGEFPLSANPSIVLHVLTGCNLDPQDLAKLEATCSFFRQPADFAPDNELSLAELAALDMCHKRAIFKPMSEDERQALKHKCGGSWKLVLRFFIAGEACTRREKSQAIAGPGHSIAVTSKGTVYSFGSNSSGQLGHGTMEEDWRPRPIRSLQGIRIIQAAAGAGRTMLISDAGQVYAIGKDSFGEAEYGAQGINVVNTPQLVDSLKNIFVVQAAIGNFFTAVLSREGRVYTFSWGNENKIGHQTEPNDLDPHPLLGALENIPVVQIAAGYCYLLALACQPSGMSVYSVGCGLGGKLGHGTRTDEKLPRLIEQFRTLNIQPAVVAAGAWHAAVVGSDGRVCTWGWGRYGCLGHGNEDCESVPKVVESLSKVKAVHVATGDYTTFVVSDEGNVYSFGCGESSSLGHNTAAADEQGNRHTNVLSPEMVTSLKQVNERVVQISLTNSIYWNAHTFALTESGKLFAFGAGDKGQLGVELVSNQAERANPERVDVDLS; this is encoded by the exons ATGGACGCCACTACAAGTGGAACGGATACTTTTCAATACCGCAAGATTCCTGATCAGTCAGTAAATGCACTTGTCACTTCTTCCCCGCGCTCATTTCAACGACAGCAACGTCATTGCTTTGGAGATGCTACCCCTGGAGAATTTCCGCTGTCTGCAAACCCCTCCATTGTGCTTCATGTCCTTACTGGATGTAATCTCGATCCTCAAGATCTTGCAAAATTAGAG GCaacatgttcctttttcaggCAGCCTGCAGACTTTGCTCCTGACAATGAACTGTCTTTAGCTGAACTTGCAGCTCTAGACATGTGTCATAAGAGGGCGATATTTAAACCCATGTCAGAAGATGAGCGCCAAGCATTAAAACATAAATGTGGAGGCTCCTGGAAACTTGTCCTGAGGTTCTTCATTGCTGGCGAAGCTTGTACCAGAAGAGAAAAATCACAAGCAATAGCAGGACCTGGTCATAGTATAGCCGTGACTTCAAAAGGAACTGTATATTCCTTTGGTTCTAATAGCTCTGGACAGCTTGGACATGGAACCATGGAAGAGGATTGGAGACCTCGCCCAATCAG ATCCCTTCAAGGCATTCGAATAATTCAAGCAGCTGCAGGCGCCGGAAGGACAATGCTGATCAGTGATGCCGGTCAAGTCTATGCCATTGGTAAAGACTCCTTCGGGGAAGCTGAGTATGGGGCTCAAGGAATTAATGTAGTAAATACTCCACAACTCGTCGactcattaaaaaatatatttgtggtGCAAGCTGCAATTGGAAATTTCTTTACTGCCGTGTTATCAAGAGAAGGAAGGGTTTATACTTTTTCTTGGGGCAATGAAAACAAAATTGGTCACCAAACAGAGCCAAATGATCTGGATCCCCATCCGTTGTTGGGAGCACTAGAGAACATACCTGTGGTTCAAATTGCGGCTGGATACTGTTATCTTCTTGCCTTGGCTTGTCAACCCAGTGGCAT GTCAGTATATTCTGTTGGTTGTGGCTTAGGAGGGAAGCTTGGACATGGAACTCGAACAGATGAGAAGCTTCCTAGATTGATTGAACAATTTCGTACTCTGAATATTCAGCCTGCAGTTGTCGCAGCAGGTGCTTGGCATGCTGCAGTAGTTGGCAGCGATGGAAGAGTTTGCACATGGGGTTGGGGGCGCTATGGCTGCTTAGGTCATGGAAATGAAGATTGTGAATCAGTCCCCAAGGTTGTTGAATCATTGAGCAAGGTCAAAGCTGTTCATGTTGCTACTGGTGATTACACAACCTTTGTGGTTTCTGATGAAGGCAATGTATACTCTTTCGGATGTGGGGAATCCTCCAGTCTTGGACATAATACTGCAGCAGCCGATGAACAG GGAAACCGCCATACAAATGTTCTGAGCCCTGAAATGGTGACATCCCTTAAGCAAGTGAATGAGAGGGTGGTACAGATCAGCCTCACCAATTCTATATACTGGAATGCACATACATTTGCTCTCACTGAATCTGGTAAGCTTTTCGCATTTGGCGCTGGTGACAAAGGGCAGCTGGGGGTTGAACTTGTTTCTAACCAAGCCGAAAGGGCAAATCCTGAGAGGGTTGACGTTGATCTCAGTTAG
- the LOC108199857 gene encoding probable LRR receptor-like serine/threonine-protein kinase At1g67720, with translation MGLSCYAILFLGLVPALMCQVTEFVSIDCGGTKNYTDLNTGLEWISDTGFINHGKSVRLENPDATSSQYQTRRDFPIDDKKYCYTLRTEERRRYLVRATFLYGNSAENTYPKFWLYLDATKWSTVTIMDASKVHVKEMIIRAPSSSIDVCLCHATTGSPFISTLELRPLNLSMYATEFEDDFYLKVAARVNFGAASVQAIRYPDDPYDRIWSSDLEKRQNFLVGVAPGTRRINTTKYINTNTREYPPNKVMQTAVVGTRGRLTYRLNLEDFPANARAYAYFAEIEDLGTLDSRKFRIEQPYMPDYYNAVVNIAENANGSYTLYEPSFMNATLDFVLSFSFVKTQDSTRGPLLNAIEISKYVQIAKKTNMQDVNILNSLRAKSKDSNWVDEDGGDPCLPTPWEWVTCSSDIQPRITKIALSGKDVEGNIPPELNNMDGLIELWLDGNSFQGPIPDISNLINLQVLHLENNKLTGPLPPYLGSLPSLRELYVDNNSLTGDIPSALLKGKVKLGYEGNPGLRNVTKHKRNRRVIVGVAIGVLAILLLLLIGSLLLLCRLQKKRSHQNNAKSDSLRTSTKRSSAFSIARGGSLMEEGVAYHITFCEIEEATKNFSKQIGKGSFGPVYYGKMKDGKEIAVKIMADSSSHGTRQFVTEIALLSRIHHRNLVPLIGYCEEENQSMLVYEYMHNGTLRDHMHDSSNQKQLDWLARLRIAEDAAKGLEYLHSGCNPSIIHRDVKTSNILLDINMRAKVSDFGLSRQTEEDQTHISSVAQGTVGYLDPGYYANHQLTEKSDIYSFGVVLLELISGRKPISAEEFGLDWSIVHWARSMIRKGDIISIIDPSLAEKVKIESIWRVAEVAIQCVEQHSSSRPRMQEIILAIQDAIKIEKGCDKITSGTSKSESSRRTLLTSFLDDIDSPELSDESLAPSAR, from the exons ATGGGCTTAAGCTGCTATGCCATCTTATTTCTTGGCCTAGTTCCGGCTCTTATGTGCCAAGTTACAG AGTTTGTCAGTATAGACTGTGGAGGCACAAAGAATTACACTGACCTTAACACAGGCCTAGAATGGATTTCGGATACTGGATTTATTAACCATGGAAAATCAGTCAGGCTGGAGAATCCAGATGCAACTTCATCACAGTATCAAACACGAAGAGACTTTCCTATCGACGACAAGAAGTACTGCTACACTCTGAGAACCGAAGAGAGGAGGAGGTACCTTGTCAGAGCAACATTTCTATATGGAAACTCTGCAGAGAACACGTATCCGAAGTTTTGGCTTTACTTGGATGCAACCAAATGGTCAACTGTGACTATTATGGATGCCTCAAAGGTACATGTTAAAGAAATGATCATCAGGGCTCCTTCAAGTTCAATTGATGTCTGCCTCTGTCATGCAACAACAGGTTCTCCGTTTATTTCCACTCTTGAGCTGCGCCCTTTAAATCTTTCAATGTATGCCACAGAGTTTGAGGATGATTTTTACCTAAAGGTGGCAGCAAGAGTCAATTTTGGGGCTGCAAGTGTTCAGGCCATACG GTATCCGGATGATCCATATGATCGCATATGGAGTTCTGATCTTGAAAAGAGGCAAAATTTTCTTGTGGGAGTGGCACCGGGTACCAGAAGAATCAACACGACAAAGTACATAAACACAAACACTAGAGAGTATCCACCAAACAAAGTAATGCAAACTGCAGTTGTTGGCACCAGAGGCAGGCTTACTTATAGACTAAACCTCGAAGATTTCCCTGCCAATGCTCGAGCTTATGCATACTTTGCTGAAATTGAAGACTTGGGTACTTTGGACAGTAGGAAATTTAGAATAGAGCAACCTTACATGCCTGACTACTACAATGCTGTAGTTAATATTGCTGAAAATGCCAACGGAAGCTACACTTTATATGAACCAAGCTTCATGAATGCAACACTTGATTTTGTATTATCGTTCTCTTTTGTCAAGACACAGGATTCTACTCGAGGACCACTCCTAAATGCAATTGAAATAAGCAAATATGTGCAGATTGCCAAGAAGACAAATATGCAGGATG TAAATATTCTCAACTCACTCCGAGCCAAGTCTAAAGACAGTAATTGGGTGGATGAAGATGGCGGAGATCCTTGTCTCCCTACACCGTGGGAATGGGTGACCTGCAGCTCTGATATACAACCAAGAATCACAAAAAT TGCACTGTCAGGAAAGGATGTCGAAGGTAACATCCCGCCTGAGCTCAATAACATGGATGGATTGATTGAGTT GTGGTTAGATGGGAACTCCTTTCAGGGTCCAATCCCTGACATTAGTAACCTCATTAATCTACAAGTATT GCATCTAGAGAACAACAAACTGACGGGTCCATTACCGCCTTATCTGGGTAGTTTGCCAAGCTTAAGAGAATT GTACGTCGATAATAATTCTTTGACAGGAGATATCCCTTCAGCACTGTTAAAGGGAAAAGTGAAACTTGG ATATGAAGGTAATCCCGGTCTAAGAAATGTGACTAAGCATAAAAGAAATCGCAGAGTAATTGTTggagttgccattggagtgctAGCAATTCTTCTACTTTTGTTAATAGGAAGCTTGCTGCTTCTGTGTCGTCTTCAGAAGAAGAGATCTCACCAAAATAATGCAAAAA GTGATAGCCTGCGTACTAGTACTAAGAGATCCTCTGCATTTTCAATAGCACGAGGGGGGAGCTTAATGGAAGAAGGAGTTGCATACCATATAACATTCTGCGAGATAGAAGAAGCTACTAAAAACTTTTCCAAGCAAATTGGTAAAGGAAGTTTCGGACCTGTGTATTATGGGAAAATGAAAGATGGCAAAGAAATTGCAGTTAAAATTATGGCTGATTCTTCTAGTCATGGAACCCGACAATTTGTTACTGAG ATTGCTCTCTTGTCAAGAATCCACCACAGAAATTTGGTTCCTTTAATTGGATATTGTGAAGAAGAAAATCAGAGTATGCTAGTTTATGAATACATGCACAATGGAACTTTGCGAGATCACATGCATG ATTCTTCCAACCAGAAGCAGTTAGACTGGCTAGCTCGACTCCGGATTGCTGAAGATGCAGCTAAAG GCCTCGAATACTTGCACTCTGGATGCAACCCAAGTATCATTCACCGCGATGTAAAGACAAGTAATATTCTCCTAGATATTAACATGAGAGCAAAAGTATCTGATTTTGGACTATCAAGGCAAACTGAAGAAGATCAAACTCATATATCAAGTGTAGCTCAAGGAACCGTCGGATACCTTGATCCAGG GTACTACGCAAACCATCAATTAACCGAAAAAAGTGATATTTATAGCTTCGGAGTTGTTCTGTTAGAACTGATCTCAGGAAGAAAACCTATATCAGCAGAAGAATTTGGCCTTGACTGGAGCATTGTTCACTGG GCAAGGTCCATGATCCGAAAAGGAGACATAATAAGCATCATAGACCCTTCCCTAGCAGAAAAGGTCAAAATTGAATCCATATGGAGGGTTGCAGAAGTAGCAATACAATGTGTCGAACAACACTCATCTTCGCGGCCTAGAATGCAAGAAATCATTCTGGCTATACAGGATGCAATCAAAATTGAGAAAGGCTGTGACAAAATAACCTCAGGAACTTCAAAATCAGAATCATCGCGCAGAACATTACTGACTAGCTTTCTTGACGACATCGATAGCCCAGAATTATCCGACGAATCTCTAGCTCCATCTGCAAGATAA
- the LOC108199858 gene encoding E3 ubiquitin-protein ligase AIRP2: protein MWQKENSQKSSFKDSVKTLESHIQHANNLAFALQQDYGGDSLYMKLHYGSFAPLLLFLVEWMDYSCTDSVISYLGLLQILIYQVYVDGVPTESSRNRIATLREFYAIIYPSLKQLEDDVTLLKEKKNDTQSVEVSVDEKEKLSAEDPWGDEECGICMEACTDAVLPNCGHSMCITCFEDWNARSQSCPFCRGNLKKVGSGDLWFLMNRNDVLDMVTLAKENIRHFYLYIENLPLMVPDTHLLLYEYLI, encoded by the exons ATGTGGCAAAAAGAAAATTCCCAGAAATCTTCTTTTAAAGATTCTGTTAAGACACTCGAATCTCATATACAACATGCCAATAACCT GGCTTTTGCTCTGCAACAAGACTATGGCGGGGATAGTCTCTACATGAAGCTACATTATGGCTCTTTTGCTCCCCTTCTGCTGTTTCTCGTCGAATGGATGGACTATAGTTGTACAGATAGTGTTATAAGTTATCTAGGCCTTCTGCAGATACTAATTTACCAG GTATATGTTGATGGGGTGCCAACAGAGTCCTCAAGAAATAGAATAGCTACTCTAAGGGAATTCTATG CTATTATATATCCTTCCCTGAAGCAACTTGAAGACGACGTAACtttgttaaaagaaaagaagaatgaTACTCAGTCAGTTGAGGTTTCTGTCGATGAGAAGGAGAAACTTTCTGCTGAAGATCCTTGGGGAGATGAGGAATGTGGAATTTGCATGGAAGCTTGTACAGATGCTGTTTTGCCTAATTGCGGACACTCTATGTGCATAACCTGTTTCGAGGACTG GAATGCACGATCTCAGTCGTGCCCTTTCTGTCGTGGCAATCTAAAGAAGGTCGGCTCTGGAGATCTTTGGTTTCTCATGAACAGAAATGATGTTCTGGATATGGTCACTCTTGCAAAAGAGAACATTCGACATTTTTACCTGTACATTGAAAACTTGCCACTTATGGTTCCGGATACCCATTTATTACTTTACGAATATCTGATCTGA
- the LOC108197184 gene encoding small heat shock protein, chloroplastic — MAQCLSNMITSHPVLCQKNITSKTKWPFSSNGLKIGHFAGIKASVHKDSLDHLQKANNYKPQQKQQQFKKRTPQVTPIGLWDRFPTARTVQQMMDTMDRIIDDPLAYSGNSGAWPSQLRSESGRYTRGRTPWEIKEREGDYKIRFDMPGMAKQDVKVWIEEKMLVVEAEKKIETNEEEKGSDKQEGWPAESFGKYSFRIVLPENIQYENIRAEVKDGVLYINIPKASVSSRILDINVE, encoded by the exons ATGGCTCAATGTCTTTCAAACATGATCACTTCTCACCCAGTTTTATGCCAGAAAAACATAACTTCCAAAACCAAATGGCCCTTCTCCTCAAATGGTCTAAAAATAGGCCATTTTGCTGGTATCAAAGCAAGTGTCCATAAAGACAGCCTTGATCATTTGCAAAAAGCCAACAACTATAAACCCCAACAAAAACAGCAACAATTCAAGAAAAGAACTCCCCAAGTAACACCCATTG GTTTGTGGGATAGGTTTCCAACAGCAAGAACAGTGCAGCAAATGATGGACACAATGGACAGAATAATAGACGACCCTTTGGCCTACAGTGGAAATAGCGGCGCATGGCCTTCCCAGCTGAGAAGTGAGAGTGGGAGATACACCAGAGGAAGAACACCATGGGAGATCAAAGAAAGAGAAGGAGACTATAAGATCAGGTTTGACATGCCTGGTATGGCTAAACAGGATGTTAAAGTATGGATTGAAGAGAAAATGCTGGTAGTTGAAGCTGAAAAAAAGATCGAgactaatgaagaagaaaaaggcagtGATAAACAAGAAGGATGGCCTGCTGAGAGTTTCGGAAAATACAGCTTTAGAATTGTGTTGCCTGAGAACATTCAGTATGAAAATATTAGAGCTGAAGTGAAAGATGGTGTGTTGTATATAAACATACCAAAAGCTAGTGTTTCTTCCAGGATTTTGGATATCAATGTGGAATGA
- the LOC108197185 gene encoding protein HHL1, chloroplastic yields MEASLSLNALVQVPSSKSRRCQEDGGGLIRHSLVSTSRRGVAGKERVGGGMMVVEAKGKRSGGMQARQFQRPPLPAMPKMEEDGNPRFVIFIRMANVYLWYPLSIVAGGTTAKIMVAAKDNFLGKYIYKDTLARNLAAVIYKDEKEIQKTAIKQHRVLRSCIEFRYGYKIVENGNMRAAISTNDVIELPKQDELKTVVDKVKDFFGDAKESFGKLTSLDTPPPTETEDKSKVKS; encoded by the exons ATGGAGGCAAGCTTGTCTTTGAATGCACTGGTTCAAGTACCCAGCTCAAAATCAAGAAGATGTCAAGAAGATGGAGGGGGGTTGATAAGACACTCTTTGGTATCAACTAGTAGAAGAGGGGTGGCGGGGAAAGAGAGAGTGGGAGGTGGAATGATGGTTGTGGAAGCGAAGGGGAAGAGGTCAGGAGGTATGCAAGCTCGTCAGTTTCAGAGACCTCCTCTTCCTGCTATGCCCAAGATGGAGGAAGATGGTAATCCTCGTTTTGTGATTTTCATTAGGATGGCTAAT GTGTATCTATGGTACCCCCTAAGTATTGTGGCGGGTGGAACAACAGCAAAAATTATGGTTGCCGCTAAAGATAATTTTCTGgggaaatatatatacaaggaCACCCTTGCTAGGAATCTTGCAGCTGTTATCTACAAG GATGAGAAAGAGATACAGAAGACAGCAATTAAACAGCATCGCGTGTTGCGGTCATGTATAGAGTTCAGATATGGCTACAAGATTGTT GAGAATGGTAATATGAGAGCTGCAATCTCTACAAATGATGTCATTGAG CTCCCAAAACAAGACGAGCTTAAAACAGTGGTTGATAAAGTAAAGGACTTCTTCGGGGATGCCAAAGAATCCTTTGGGAAGCTTACATCCTTAGACACGCCACCACCTACAGAAACAGAAGATAAATCCAA GGTGAAGAGCTAA
- the LOC108197451 gene encoding E3 ubiquitin-protein ligase AIRP2, which yields MDMVHYPYGRSSYEDSLKLLEADIQHANALAAAIPKGKGGARLQMTLAYNNLAPFLLFLLQWIDSSCTCLLPRYLNLFEILVHKVYTDERRNVSALGRKATISEFYAVILPSLQGLHNDLVDMDITSNEKPGTEINSKERLRNDTSLSNIDLEREAECGICLELCPKIVLPNCCHSMCINCYRDWNSRSEACPFCRGTIKRVMSRDLWVLTSGDDIIETDTVLKEDLQRFYLYISKLPKDTPDALFFMYYEYLI from the exons ATGGATATGGTGCATTACCCTTATGGGAGGTCTTCTTATGAGGACTCTTTGAAGCTCCTGGAGGCTGATATTCAGCACGCCAATGCTCT GGCTGCTGCGATTCCAAAAGGAAAGGGTGGTGCTCGACTACAAATGACATTGGCATACAATAATTTGGCACCTTTCCTGTTGTTTCTGCTACAATGGATCGATAGTTCATGCACATGTCTACTTCCAAGATATCTAAATCTTTTTGAAATCCTTGTGCACAAG GTATACACAGATGAGAGACGTAATGTATCAGCACTTGGCAGGAAGGCAACAATCAGCGAATTCTATG CCGTTATATTGCCGTCTCTTCAAGGTCTCCATAATGACTTGGTAGATATGGATATTACAAGTAATGAGAAGCCTGGAACAGAGATCAATAGCAAGGAGAGACTGCGAAACGATACAAGTCtgtcaaatattgatttggagAGAGAAGCCGAATGTGGAATATGCTTAGAGCTCTGCCCCAAAATTGTTTTGCCTAATTGTTGTCATTCAATGTGCATTAACTGCTACCGTGATTG GAATTCAAGGTCGGAAGCCTGTCCATTTTGTCGTGGTACCATAAAGAGAGTCATGTCAAGAGATTTATGGGTTCTCACTTCTGGAGACGACATAATTGAAACTGATACAGTTCTTAAGGAGGACTTGCAGCGTTTCTACCTATATATTAGCAAGCTGCCTAAAGATACCCCAGATGCGCTTTTCTTTATGTATTATGAGTATCTAATATAA
- the LOC108199393 gene encoding probable pectate lyase 5: MKYKDMSIAQAFLLVVFLVQAPGFIQCFRNVEDPELVVEEVHRSINASRRNLGFLSCGTGNPIDDCWRCDKNWEKNRQRLADCAIGFGKHAIGGRDGKIYVVTDNKDDDPVNPRPGTLRYAVIQDEPLWIIFKRDMVITLKEELMMNSFKTIDGRGADVHIAGGPCITIQYVTNIIIHGVNIHDCKRGGNANVRDSPDHFGWRTVSDGDGVSIFGGSHVWVDHCSLSNCRDGLIDAIRGSTAITISNNYLTHHNKVMLLGHSDTYTQDRNMQVTIAFNHFGEGLVQRMPRCRHGYFHVVNNDYTHWEMYAIGGSASPTINSQGNRFLAPNNEFNKEVTKHEDAPKTEWSRWNWRSEGDLLLNGAFFTTSGGGTSSKYAKASSLGARSSSLVGTITGGAGVLSCRKGSHC; this comes from the exons ATGAAATACAAAGATATGTCAATTGCACAGGCTTTTCTTCTGGTTGTTTTTCTTGTTCAAGCTCCTGGCTTTATTCAATGTTTTCGAAATGTCGAAGATCCAGAGCTTGTAGTGGAAGAAGTGCACAG GAGCATCAATGCGAGTAGGAGGAATCTTGGTTTTCTGTCATGTGGGACTGGGAATCCGATAGACGATTGCTGGAGATGCGACAAGAATTGGGAGAAGAACAGGCAGAGGCTGGCAGATTGTGCTATAGGGTTTGGAAAACATGCTATTGGAGGAAGAGATGGTAAAATTTATGTGGTCACTGACAATAAGGATGATGATCCTGTGAACCCGAGGCCTGGGACATTGCGGTATGCTGTGATTCAAGACGAGCCTCTCTGGATCATTTTTAAACGCGATATGGTGATCACACTGAAAGAAGAACTCATGATGAATTCCTTCAAGACTATAGATGGCCGAGGAGCAGACGTCCACATTGCAGGAGGACCCTGCATTACTATTCAGTATGTGACCAATATTATCATCCACGGTGTTAATATTCATGATTGCAAGCGAGGAGGGAATGCTAATGTCAGAGACTCTCCGGATCACTTTGGCTGGAGGACTGTCTCAGATGGAGATGGAGTGTCAATTTTTGGAGGGAGTCATGTTTGGGTTGATCACTGTTCTTTATCTAACTGTAGAGATGGCCTCATTGATGCCATCCGAGGATCGACAGccattacaatttcaaacaattacTTGACACATCATAACAAGGTTATGTTGTTAGGCCATAGTGACACTTATACACAAGACAGGAATATGCAGGTGACTATTGCCTTCAACCATTTCGGAGAAGGCCTAGTTCAGAGGATGCCAAG GTGCAGACATGGATACTTCCATGTGGTGAATAATGACTACACTCATTGGGAAATGTATGCTATCGGGGGGAGTGCTTCGCCTACTATCAATAGCCAGGGCAACAGATTTCTGGCGCCTAATAATGAGTTCAACAAAGAG GTTACAAAGCATGAAGATGCGCCAAAGACAGAATGGAGCAGATGGAACTGGAGGTCTGAAGGAGACTTGTTGTTGAATGGTGCATTTTTCACTACTTCAGGAGGAGGCACGTCTTCAAAATATGCCAAGGCATCAAGCCTAGGCGCGAGATCATCGTCTCTTGTGGGGACGATAACAGGAGGGGCTGGTGTGCTTAGTTGCAGGAAAGGCTCCCATTGCTAA